From one Pseudopipra pipra isolate bDixPip1 chromosome 2, bDixPip1.hap1, whole genome shotgun sequence genomic stretch:
- the LAG3 gene encoding lymphocyte activation gene 3 protein gives MRLMSLVLFLTFALLAFSAGHIPAGLAEGESREQKMWVREGSSAVLPCHLSPRKMRKSLKQLPDKISVQWKRHGGSVHQESHGVLEVGYSGLQKTALLMKPRVSLQDSALHNGNFSLRIDPVRSEDAGLYEARVEYNSEVHSCHVELGVITVTLSPPNPVEENKLLLMSCNSSYRGSLVEICWFHNGHLGPTSRTFCSLSGALSILRPAMSDAGSWRCQLRYSDNEIISATYDLQILGFDGPTNPVVYAAAGSAAHLPCSLSYLPSSFQMNMVTAHWSHLAGGHLQDWDIFPNLSNRSFPLHLPVVGPGDAGQYRCAVSVGHKTISREVTLAVVTVTPSIQGPVSEGSRLLLICSLTHSRGHERFQWKHLDSVPTKSKLAVATPQNLEGSSAQMGPILKIPKVSQKDTGTWECSVYGPEGQLGRVEYELQITSAQVSSPPALFSGQVTFGLTLTLFLLLAVCVVALALQKRAQTPAFSALEGMIGVPGPWKSMKENQKGKIQQTEC, from the exons ATGAGGCTGATGTCCCTGGTGCTGTTCCTCACCTTTGCCCTGCTGGCTTTCAGTG CTGGTCACATCCCAGCAGGATTAGCGGAGGGGGAAAGCAGGGAGCAGAAAATGTGGGTCAGAGAGGGGAGTtcagctgtgctgccctgccacTTGAGCCccagaaaaatgagaaagagcTTGAAGCAGCTGCCTGACAAGATATCTGTGCAGTGGAAGAGGCATGGGGGAAG TGTCCACCAGGAGTCACATGGGGTACTGGAGGTGGGGTACTCGGGCCTCCAGAAGACGGCACTGCTCATGAAGCCTCGGGTGTCACTCCAGGACTCTGCCTTACACAATGGCAATTTCTCCCTGCGGATTGACCCCGTCAGGAGCGAGGATGCTGGGCTGTATGAGGCACGGGTGGAATACAACTCGGAGGTCCATAGCTGCCATGTGGAGCTGGGGGTAATTACAG TAACCCTCAGTCCACCCAATCCTGTGGAAGAAAATAAGCTGCTCTTGATGAGCTGCAACTCCAGCTACCGGGGCAGCCTTGTGGAGATATGTTGGTTCCATAACGGGCACCTGGGCCCCACCTCCAGGACCTTCTGCTCTTTGTCTGGGGCTCTCTCCATCCTGCGGCCAGCCATGAGTGATGCAGGCTCCTGGCGCTGCCAGCTTCGATACTCCGATAACGAGATAATTTCTGCCACGTACGACCTGCAAATTCTAG GTTTTGATGGCCCAACCAACCCTGTGGTCTATGCTGcagctggctctgcagcccATCTACCATGCAGCCTGAGCTACCTTCCCAGTTCCTTTCAGATGAACATGGTGACAGCCCACTGGAGCCATcttgcaggaggacacttgcaAGACTGGGACATCTTCCCAAATCTGAGTAACAGAAGCTTCCCCCTGCATCTCCCTGTCGTGGGGCCGGGTGATGCAGGGCAGTACcgctgtgctgtctctgtgggCCACAAAACAATCAGCAGGGAGGTGACCTTGGCAGTGGTTACAG tGACTCCAAGCATCCAAGGACCAGTTTCTGAGGGTAGTCGTTTGCTGCTCATCTGCAGCCTCACACACTCCCGGGGACATGAACGTTTCCAGTGGAAGCACCTTGACTCAGTCCCCACTAAGAGCAAGCTGGCTGTGGCCACCCCCCAAAACCTGGAGGGCAGCAGCGCCCAGATGGGACCCATCTTGAAAATACCCAAAGTGTCACAAAAGGATACGGGCACATGGGAATGCAGTGTATATGGCCCAGAAGGCCAACTGGGAAGAGTGGAGTACGAGCTGCAGATCACAA GTGCCCAGGTCTCCAGCCCTCCTGCTCTCTTCAGTGGGCAAGTTACTTTTGGGCTCACACTCACCCTCTTCCTTCTGCTTGCTGTCTGTGTTGTGGCTCTGGCCCTACAGAAAAGG